In Sphingomonas sp. JUb134, the following are encoded in one genomic region:
- a CDS encoding ParB/RepB/Spo0J family partition protein, giving the protein MSRKNSGFAADLAAGIDLSDEPAPQRRTGIASNVLTGRSNRLSDLASGAIVTRTHELVDPARCRMWIGHNRDYALLTEERCADLIESMKAQGRQEMPAIVRRVSGHADYDFEVICGARRHWTISWLRSHNYPDFKFLVDIREIGDEEAFRLADIENRARDDLTDLERARDYLRALDLYYDGRQRTMAERLKVSESWLTRYLDLARLPTELTRAFSNPQDLGVRNAIALKGLLKPDERKARAFAEAGRIADAREAGAPAQSILDVIKALSLAVDAPKKTGSPKKTGKAETVSTAAGKPVLRIESADRKGVRLTLLNRGGATRQDAEEAIRSLLDQHWPQ; this is encoded by the coding sequence TTGAGCAGGAAAAACAGTGGCTTTGCGGCCGATCTGGCGGCAGGGATCGATCTGTCGGATGAACCTGCGCCGCAGCGCCGGACCGGGATCGCATCAAACGTCCTGACCGGCCGATCGAACCGGCTGTCAGACCTCGCGTCAGGGGCGATTGTAACCCGAACCCACGAGTTGGTGGACCCTGCGCGCTGTCGCATGTGGATCGGTCATAATCGCGACTATGCGCTCCTCACTGAAGAACGCTGCGCCGATCTCATCGAGAGTATGAAGGCGCAAGGTCGCCAGGAAATGCCCGCGATCGTGCGGCGCGTGTCCGGCCACGCGGACTATGACTTCGAGGTAATCTGCGGGGCGAGGCGGCATTGGACGATTAGCTGGCTGCGCTCGCACAATTATCCGGACTTCAAGTTCCTCGTCGATATCCGGGAGATCGGCGACGAGGAAGCATTTCGCCTGGCCGACATCGAGAATCGGGCGCGCGACGATCTTACCGATCTTGAGCGGGCGAGGGACTATCTCCGGGCGCTGGACCTCTATTATGATGGGCGACAGCGGACGATGGCGGAGCGATTGAAGGTGAGCGAAAGCTGGCTCACCCGATATCTCGATCTTGCCCGACTGCCTACCGAACTGACGCGGGCATTTTCCAATCCACAGGACCTCGGAGTCCGCAATGCCATAGCGCTAAAGGGCCTGCTAAAGCCGGATGAGCGGAAGGCGAGGGCGTTCGCCGAAGCAGGCCGGATCGCGGATGCTCGGGAAGCCGGCGCTCCAGCCCAATCGATCCTTGATGTTATCAAGGCGCTAAGCCTGGCGGTCGACGCCCCCAAGAAGACAGGATCCCCCAAGAAGACAGGAAAGGCCGAGACGGTCTCGACCGCGGCCGGCAAGCCGGTGCTCCGGATCGAGAGTGCCGACCGCAAGGGCGTCCGTCTAACCTTGCTGAACAGGGGCGGAGCGACACGCCAGGATGCTGAGGAGGCCATCCGATCCCTCCTGGACCAGCATTGGCCTCAATAG
- a CDS encoding AAA family ATPase produces the protein MSNGLDIEEAERLVSVATLAARTSSVLEKLRDSARSARADDRREPTFTISKAAELVGRTPAAIRDAEKDGRLPEPSRGDNNRRERYTLAQLNDMRGVFGTRPYRAPGDPACVIAVQNFKGGVGKSTVAVHLAQYLAIRGYRVALVDCDSQASATTLFGYVPDLDLTEDDTLYPFLREDERTSLDYALRKTHFDGLELIPANLRLFNSEYELAARMARGGFDALLNRLKVGIDSIADRFDVIVMDPPPALGAISLSVLRAANALVVPVPPTVMDFSSTAAFLSMLDETIEQLAERGMAPQLQFLRFVASKVDENKSMQKELLQLMRTLFGHAMVRTPLKDSAEIDNATARLMTVYELDGPATSSAVRNRCLGYLDGVNSEIEVDIRSMWPSHQPALRRAALA, from the coding sequence CGAACGTCTCGTCTCGGTTGCGACGCTTGCCGCGCGAACGTCGTCGGTGCTGGAAAAGCTGAGGGATTCAGCGCGTAGCGCTCGAGCTGATGACCGGCGTGAACCGACTTTCACTATCAGCAAGGCTGCGGAACTGGTGGGCCGCACACCGGCTGCGATTCGCGACGCAGAGAAGGACGGTCGCCTGCCAGAGCCGTCGCGCGGCGATAATAACCGGCGTGAACGCTATACGCTGGCACAGCTGAATGACATGCGGGGGGTCTTCGGGACCCGGCCATATCGGGCACCAGGAGATCCGGCCTGCGTCATCGCAGTCCAGAACTTCAAGGGCGGCGTCGGGAAGTCGACCGTTGCTGTCCATCTCGCCCAGTATCTCGCGATCAGAGGCTATCGGGTGGCGCTCGTCGACTGTGACAGCCAGGCCTCCGCGACGACTTTGTTCGGCTATGTGCCTGACCTCGATCTGACTGAAGATGACACGCTTTATCCGTTCCTCCGGGAGGATGAACGGACCTCACTCGATTACGCGCTCCGCAAGACTCATTTTGACGGTTTGGAGCTGATCCCGGCCAATCTGAGGCTGTTCAATTCCGAGTATGAGCTTGCTGCGAGGATGGCGAGGGGAGGGTTCGATGCGCTGTTGAACCGCCTCAAGGTCGGTATCGACAGTATTGCCGATCGCTTCGACGTCATCGTGATGGATCCACCGCCCGCGCTCGGGGCGATCTCCCTGTCCGTGCTTCGCGCCGCGAACGCGCTGGTGGTGCCGGTCCCGCCGACGGTCATGGACTTCTCCTCGACCGCCGCCTTCCTTTCGATGCTCGACGAGACGATCGAACAGCTTGCAGAGCGAGGTATGGCGCCGCAGCTCCAGTTCCTCCGATTTGTTGCCTCGAAGGTCGACGAAAACAAGTCGATGCAGAAGGAGCTGTTACAGTTGATGCGGACCTTGTTCGGCCACGCGATGGTCCGCACGCCGCTCAAGGATTCGGCCGAGATTGACAATGCGACCGCACGGCTCATGACTGTTTATGAGCTCGACGGACCGGCCACCAGTTCGGCCGTTCGTAACCGATGCTTGGGTTATCTCGACGGCGTAAACAGTGAAATCGAAGTCGATATTCGGTCGATGTGGCCGAGCCACCAACCGGCTCTGCGAAGGGCTGCGCTGGCATGA